The following coding sequences are from one Bacteroidota bacterium window:
- a CDS encoding phage integrase N-terminal SAM-like domain-containing protein, with protein MNALRKQMIQQMQLKGYSPVTIRSYVSIIAQIALFYKTPADMLTVDQIRDYILLNITGNKRSKSW; from the coding sequence ATGAATGCTTTACGAAAACAAATGATTCAACAGATGCAGTTGAAAGGTTACAGTCCTGTGACCATAAGATCTTATGTCAGCATCATTGCCCAGATTGCATTATTTTATAAAACTCCGGCAGATATGCTGACAGTCGACCAAATCCGGGATTATATCTTGCTTAACATCACAGGGAATAAACGAAGTAAGTCGTGGAT